The uncultured Campylobacter sp. genome segment GATGATTTTGTAGGTATTAGAAGCAAAGATGACAATCTACAAATTTGCTTTCCACTAGGCTTTGGTTTAAATATTGATGATAAAGGTATAAGAGCAGACACAAGAAAAATGATGTCTATTTTTATGTGGCTTAATAACGCTTCTGCTAAGTCGCATTATATTAAGAACAGTAATATTCAAATAGAACAAACTTTTCCACTTATCGCCTATAAAAATATTATAGAGTATTTTCTCGCTCACGGCTATTATACAGAGCGAGAAAGTATCTATCAAACCGCTACAAAAGGTAAGATAAATTTTGCTAAAACAATCAAGAAAAATCGCCCTATCGTTCAAAAAAATGGCTCGTTAGTTTATACGCAGTTTCAAACTAGGAAAAATCAAATCAATGAAAACGAACTAATCACAGCTATAAATAAATACTGCACCTATGAAGCTTTTAATAAATTTGGCTTTGCTTACAACTCATTTATGCCACAAAAACAAAACCTGCCAGCAAGCAAAAATCACTGCCTTTATATTTTACAAAACAAACTAAGCAGCACATTTGATGATAAAAAGCGACTGCTTTTTAGCTCTATGATAAATATGCTATCAAATAAAGATAAAGACCTAAAAGAAAATGAGTTTAAATTTGGTACTACTAAATTTTATGCGATTTGGGAAAAGATGATAGATAGGGCATTTGGAATTGCCGATAAGAATAGATACTTTCCAAAAACGCAGTGGGAACTAAGATATACAAAAGATAAAGATAATAGCTCATTACAGCCAGATACCATTATGATTTATGACGATAAAATTTATATTTTAGATGCAAAATACTATAAATATGGTGTTAATTTAAAAGGGCTACCACAAAGCAGTGATATAACAAAGCAAGTAGCTTATGGCGAATATACAGCCCATATCATAAAGAGCGAAAACAGTTATGATGAAAGCAATATTTACAATGCTTTTTTGATGCCTTATAATAAAAACAACAATAAATTTAGCATTGCAATAAATGGTAAATTTGAGAATATCGGCAAAGCTACAATGGAATGGAAAAATGGCACAAATTATTTCATAGTGCAAGGAATTTTAGTAGATACTAGATTTTTGATTTTTAACTATGACAAGATGAGCAACGAGAATAAAAAATTGCTAGTTGAAGCTATACAAAATACAATTTAGGTGCGTTTGCTACATAATATCGGAAATTTGGACTATCGTGCTACCGCAAAATTTTAAAAAAGGCTATAATTTAGCCAACTTTATTCAAAGGAGAAAAGATGAGAGATTTTAGTTTTTGCAACCCCGTGAGGATAGAATTTGGCAAGGGTAAGGAGGAGCAGATCGGGCAGTATATGAAGGAAGCGGGCGCGAAAAAAGCTCTCGTACTATACGGCAGCGAGCGCGTGCGAAAGAGTGGTCTGATGGGCGTCGTGGAGAGCAGCTTAAAGGCAAGCGGTATAGAATTTACGCAGCTTGGCGGCATAAAATCAAATCCCGTGTTAAGCAAGGTAAACGAAGCGATCAAGCTCGCTAAAGAATTTGGCGCTGATAGCGTACTTGCTGTGGGCGGCGGAAGCGTGCTGGACTCGGCGAAAGCCGTAGCCGCGGGCGCTTGCTACGAGGGCGACGTGTGGGATTTTTTCACCGGCAAAAGCCCGAGCGTCGCGCTTAAAATTTTTGATATCATCACCCTCGCCGCGACGGGCTCAGAGATGAACTACGGCGGAGTGGTGACCAAGGAGCAGACCAGGCAAAAATACCCGATCAGCGCGCCGTGTCTATACCCGAAAGTCTCGGTCATAAACCCGCAGCTGCAAGCAACCGTCAGCCGCGAGTATCTCGTATATAGCGCGAGCGACATCATCGCGCACAGCATTGAGGGGTATTTTACCGCTAGCGTCCACCCGGACATCGTTCGAGCCTATATCGAAGCCAACATCAAAACCGTCATCCGCACGACTGAAATCCTGCTCGCAGATCAGAGCGATTACGATGCGCGCGCCGAGTTTGCGTGGGCCGCGACGATGGCGCTAAACGGGCTAACCTACGTGGGCGTGGGCGATTTCGGCTATCCGAACCATATGATCGAGCATGCGATGAGCGCGGTCGTGGACTGCGCGCACGGAGCCGGTCTTAGCGTGGTAATGCCTGCGTGGATGAGGTGGTATAAGGATAGGAATTTAAGCGCGTTTGAACGTTTCGCGCGTGAAATTTTCGGCCTTAAAAGCGCGGATGAAGGCACCCTGGCGCTTAAGGCGTGGTTTGATAAGATCGGCACGCCGACTAGCTTGGCACAGCTCGGTATCGAAGGCAAGGTGCTGGACGAGGTCATAGACGTAGCCGCGACAAACGCCAAAGCGTGGAATATGTCGGAGCTCTACAGCCGCGAAAATATCGCTAAAATTTTAGATTTTGCAAAATAAGCCGCGAGTCCATAGATAAAATTTAAACCGAAGGGGTGAGCGATCGCCCTTTTCCGAAAAGGCAGGCGGCAGTGTGGGTGCGCTAGAGATTGATATTTCTAAAAAACAAGCGGCAGCGCAGATAGCGAGATGATCGTCTTGTATCCCTTAAAAGTCCGCGAGGCTCGCTGTGAGAGGGTGGCGGCGACGAGCGGTGCGCCTAAATTTAAAGCTCAGACGACTGCGGATCGAGCGTGAAATTTAGCTATGTTTGGAAGAGTAAATTTTGCCACATAATACTTGTACCGAATTTGATACGCAAATCTTGCAATAAATTTTACTCCGGCGCGAAGTTTTATCGCGTTTAATGGCTTTGCTTAAACGCTCTTATCTCGCGCTATCTAAAAATTCGCTCGTTAAATTTGAATCTCGGCTTTATATTTGTGATTGCGAAATTTGCTTTTGCGTGCCGCTGCGTATTTAAATTTGCCCCTCGATACTAAGTAGATCGCCGAAAATTTCTTTGCAATACTGAATGAAACGTTTGGGAATTTTGACGCCGCGGATATCCACGGCGATGACGCCGTCTTGGACTTCAAAAACGATAAGCTCGCTAGTTATTTTCACTGCTTTGCAGCCGTTATAGCATACGTCGCCTACACTTGGCGTATAAGCCGTTATGCGGTGCGTCCTCGTACCG includes the following:
- a CDS encoding iron-containing alcohol dehydrogenase → MRDFSFCNPVRIEFGKGKEEQIGQYMKEAGAKKALVLYGSERVRKSGLMGVVESSLKASGIEFTQLGGIKSNPVLSKVNEAIKLAKEFGADSVLAVGGGSVLDSAKAVAAGACYEGDVWDFFTGKSPSVALKIFDIITLAATGSEMNYGGVVTKEQTRQKYPISAPCLYPKVSVINPQLQATVSREYLVYSASDIIAHSIEGYFTASVHPDIVRAYIEANIKTVIRTTEILLADQSDYDARAEFAWAATMALNGLTYVGVGDFGYPNHMIEHAMSAVVDCAHGAGLSVVMPAWMRWYKDRNLSAFERFAREIFGLKSADEGTLALKAWFDKIGTPTSLAQLGIEGKVLDEVIDVAATNAKAWNMSELYSRENIAKILDFAK
- a CDS encoding LlaJI family restriction endonuclease, with product MINLKEYCFLDNATNDDFVGIRSKDDNLQICFPLGFGLNIDDKGIRADTRKMMSIFMWLNNASAKSHYIKNSNIQIEQTFPLIAYKNIIEYFLAHGYYTERESIYQTATKGKINFAKTIKKNRPIVQKNGSLVYTQFQTRKNQINENELITAINKYCTYEAFNKFGFAYNSFMPQKQNLPASKNHCLYILQNKLSSTFDDKKRLLFSSMINMLSNKDKDLKENEFKFGTTKFYAIWEKMIDRAFGIADKNRYFPKTQWELRYTKDKDNSSLQPDTIMIYDDKIYILDAKYYKYGVNLKGLPQSSDITKQVAYGEYTAHIIKSENSYDESNIYNAFLMPYNKNNNKFSIAINGKFENIGKATMEWKNGTNYFIVQGILVDTRFLIFNYDKMSNENKKLLVEAIQNTI